The Setaria viridis chromosome 6, Setaria_viridis_v4.0, whole genome shotgun sequence genome contains a region encoding:
- the LOC117861283 gene encoding DNA repair protein RAD4: protein MRRTRSQSASEAKPALPSAGPGTEAATAGAGRRRASPAAKGKSPAKVETGSPLGNTRKKGRAKAEPKDNASMERCSGGSRGKNNLEEQMEAVRDNDAVDMDWEEGHVEQNEYSHDLGETVTVEFADDVPSSTSKKTVRRATAEEKELAELVHKVHLLCLIARGRVVDKACNDPLIQASILSLVPNHVLWSFTDVTNLRAVNLRNLVSWFHRTFCVTAQSTDRGSFVSNLAFTIQDRVGTAEEVCALSVALFRALNLTARFVTNLDVAGLKPDTKVMGTLNQDASRLCTRSLPYSSPAADGNVVSSPALLKDNTQDSVNMNQQRGGPGKSKQTSSCKRSLSKTLSSIKADNESSCISASSQLPSTSGNAEVPKRKGDVEFELQLEMALSATAAETQNNNQATHMSQSISSLQDSTPPMKKLRQNTEATSTSSAVWSRSAGAPLYWAEVYCSGQASTGRWVHADVVNDLLDAERKVEASSAVCKKPLRYAVAFAGNGAKDVTRRYCLQWHRIAQGRVNPEWWEDVLAPLKQMELTATNNSEDMELQTRALTEPLPTSQQAYKDHHLYALEKWLHKNQILHPKGPVLGFCKGHPVYPRSCVQTLQSRHGWLREGLQIRENELPAKVVTRPKRAFNAQSVESSANEDALKPNLELYGEWQLEPLQLPHAVDGIVPKNERGQVDVWSEKCLPPGTVHLRLPRLFQVAKRLGIDYAPAMVGFDYRSGRCLPVFDGIVVCTEFKHAILEAYAEEEEKRRAEERKQEEAQALSRWYQLLCSIVTTQRLKESYKTPSHGLGHEGPPRNDNNIQKNSYSSRRSEREPSSSKLQTDQDHEHVHEYPEEDQSFDEETFVRTKRCPCGFSIQVEEL from the exons ATGCGGCGGACCAGGAGCCAGTCCGCGAGCGAGGCGAAACCGGCGCTGCCCTCTGCCG GGCCGGGCACGGAGGCCGCAACCGCCGGGGCGGGTCGCCGGAGGGCTTCGCCGGCAGCGAAAGGGAAATCTCCCGCCAAG GTGGAAACAGGATCACCACTTGGGAATACACGGAAAAAGGGCAGAGCCAAGGCAGAACCAAAGGATAATGCCAGCATGGAGAGGTGCAGTGGAGGGAGCCGCGGAAAGAACAATttggaggaacagatggaggctGTTCGTGACAATGATGCTGTTGACATGGACTGGGAAGAGGGGCATGTAGAACAAAATGAGTATTCCCATGACCTTGGAGAGACTGTCACTGTTGAGTTTGCTGATGATGTACCTTCTTCCACTAGCAAGAAGACTGTTCGGAGGGCTACTGCTGAAGAGAAG GAGTTGGCTGAACTTGTGCACAAGGTCCATTTGCTCTGCCTAATAGCAAGGGGTAGGGTGGTTGACAAGGCTTGCAATGATCCTCTTATTCAG GCCTCGATTCTCTCTCTTGTACCGAACCATGTATTATGGAGTTTTACTGATGTTACAAACCTGAGAGCTGTTAATCTACGAAATCTTGTGAGCTGG TTCCATCGTACTTTTTGTGTAACCGCACAATCCACTGACAGGGGATCTTTTGTATCAAATTTGGCTTTCACTATTCAAGATCGTGTAGGCACTGCAGAAGAG GTTTGTGCACTTTCAGTGGCATTGTTCAGGGCACTTAACTTAACAGCAAG GTTTGTTACGAATCTGGATGTTGCTGGACTAAAGCCTGATACTAAAGTGATGGGAACACTCAATCAAGATGCATCTAGGCTTTGTACAAGGTCACTACCGTATAGTTCTCCAGCTGCTGATGGTAATGTGGTTAGTTCTCCTGCTCTACTGAAAGATAATACTCAAGATAGTGTCAACATGAATCAACAAAGAGGAGGTCCTGGAAAATCAAAGCAGACCTCTTCCTGCAAGAGAAGTTTATCTAAAACTTTGTCAAGCATAAAAGCAGATAATGAAAGTAGTTGTATATCAGCCAGCAGCCAACTTCCATCCACTTCTGGTAATGCTGAAGTGCCAAAACGAAAAGGGGATGTGGAATTCGAGTTGCAACTGGAAATGGCTCTTTCAGCCACAGCTGCTGAAACCCAAAATAATAATCAAGCTACCCACATGAGTCAGTCGATTAGTAGCTTACAAGATTCTACCCCACCAATGAAGAAATTGCGTCAAAATACAGAAGCTACATCCACCTCCAGTGCAGTTTGGTCAAGAAGTGCTGGAGCTCCATTATATTGGGCTGAGGTATACTGCAGTGGGCAGGCGTCAACTGGAAGATGGGTGCATGCTGATGTTGTGAATGATCTCCTTGATGCTGAACGAAAAGTAGAAGCTTCTTCAGCTGTTTGCAAGAAGCCTTTAAGATATGCTGTTGCTTTTGCTGGAAATGGAGCCAAGGATGTAACAAGAAG GTATTGCTTGCAATGGCACAGAATTGCACAGGGGAGAGTGAATCCGGAGTGGTGGGAGGATGTTTTGGCACCACTAAAGCAGATGGAACTGACAGCAACGAACAATTCTGAAGACATGGAACTTCAAACCAGAGCCCTAACAGAACCGCTTCCTACCAGTCAACAG GCCTACAAAGACCATCATCTATATGCTCTTGAGAAGTGGCTTCACAAGAACCAAATTCTTCACCCCAAAGGTCCAGTTCTTGGCTTCTGCAAAGGGCATCCTGTTTATCCAAGATCCTGTGTTCAAACACTGCAATCAAGACATGGATGGTTGCGGGAGGGCCTTCAAATCCGAGAAAATGAGTTGCCTGCAAAG GTTGTTACACGTCCAAAGAGGGCTTTCAATGCTCAGTCAGTTGAATCAAGTGCTAATGAAGATGCTCTTAAGCCAAACTTGGAACTATACGGTGAATGGCAACTGGAACCGCTGCAACTTCCTCATGCTGTAGACGGCATTGTGCCAAAG AATGAACGAGGCCAAGTTGACGTATGGTCAGAGAAGTGCCTTCCACCTGGTACAGTACACTTGAGGTTACCAAGATTATTCCAGGTTGCAAAGAGACTTGGCATTGATTATGCTCCTGCCATGGTTGGATTTGATTATCGAAGTGGTCGGTGCCTTCCAGTTTTCGATGGAATTGTTGTCTGTACCGAATTTAAGCATGCTATCCTGGAG GCATAtgcagaagaagaggagaagagaCGAGCTGAGGAGAGGAAGCAGGAGGAAGCTCAGGCACTCTCCAGATGGTATCAGCTGCTCTGCTCCATTGTAACAACACAGAGATTGAAGGAGTCATACAAAACACCTTCACACGGGCTTGGTCACGAAGGGCCGCCCAGAAATGATAATAATATCCAGAAAAACAGTTACAGCAGTCGACGCTCAGAAAGAGAGCCTAGTTCAAGCAAACTGCAGACAGATCAAGACCATGAGCATGTGCACGAGTATCCGGAGGAAGACCAGAGCTTCGACGAGGAGACCTTTGTGCGGACGAAACGCTGCCCATGTGGTTTTTCAATCCAAGTAGAGGAGCTGTAG
- the LOC117861874 gene encoding probable inactive receptor kinase At1g48480, with protein sequence MAPSSLVQGLDGVFTQRIPCSKFSFSIVDSKFPVPSLEAADLAAAPAMARQRRSIGGARAAAVTLVVVAALLAAAVPGRCVAQDLARDRTALLALRDALDRGRLLPWDPAAASPCGWRGVACAAHSQGGDRVVELRLPGKRLSGTIPPGTVGNLTALRKLSLRHNAISGQIPADVGSCGELRVLSLRNNRFAGAVPEGLFSLAVLKHVDLALNGLTGGVSQEFNRLNQLGTLFLEGNDLAGELPAGLYLPGLSRFNVSFNARLAGPVPASLARMPATAFLGTGLCDGPLSACAPPPSGDRKRKLSRWAIVGITVGAALLLLLVMGLVAFLRRRRAPAGRPAGAAAAANVHAGTAPITVTVARTDRDAAVKQSHAPPLAPAMVGEGKKLVFLGSAPERPYDLETLLRASAEVLGKGAFGTTYRATLDGGEPVLAVKRLREVRLSEREFQDKAATIGALRHDNLPRLRAYFYGKEEKLLVYDFVGAGSLAALLHDGGAEGRARLDFTARARIALAAARGVAFIHRGGGAESAHGSIKSSNIVVTAARDGAYVSDYGVAQLAGAAAAEQPRRDAGYHAPEVLLAGARAAPAQSADVYSFGVVVLELLSGRAPGRAAAPILAGGGRNGGVDLPRWVRSVVQEEWTSEVFDAAIANEPRVEEEMLRLLQLGMDCTEQHPDRRLSMAEVEARIESIVENACRKADFSSTDGSRSVSA encoded by the exons atggcgccgTCGTCGCTCGTCCAGGGTCTGGAtggggttttcacccagaggatCCCGTGCAGCAAG TTTAGCTTTAGCATCGTGGATTCTAAGTTCCCAGTCCCTAGCCTGGAAGCCGCGGACCTTGCAGCGGCGCCGGCaatggcgcggcagcggcggtcgATCGGCGgtgcccgcgcggcggcggtcacgctcgtggtggtggccgcgctgctcgccgccgcggtgccTGGGCGCTGCGTGGCGCAGGACCTGGCGAGGGACCGCACGGCGCTGCTGGCGCTGCGGGACGCGCTGGAtcgcggccgcctcctcccgtgggaccccgcggcggcgtcgccgtgcgggTGGCGCGGCGTCGCGTGCGCCGCCCACTCCCAGGGCGGGGACCGTGTCGTGGAGCTCCGGCTCCCCGGGAAGCGGCTCTCCGGGACGATCCCGCCCGGCACGGTCGGGAACCTCACCGCGCTACGGAAGCTGTCGCTCCGGCACAACGCCATCTCGGGGCAGATCCCCGCCGACGTCGGCAGCTGCGGCGAGCTGAGGGTGCTGTCCCTGAGGAACAACCGCTTCGCCGGCGCCGTGCCGGAGGGCCTCTTCTCGCTGGCGGTGCTCAAGCACGTCGACCTCGCCCTGAACGGACTCACCGGCGGCGTATCGCAGGAGTTCAACCGGCTCAACCAGCTGGGCACGCTCTTCCTCGAGGGCAacgacctcgccggcgagctcccTGCGGGGCTATACCTCCCCGGTCTCTCGCGGTTCAACGTGTCGTTCAacgcgcggctcgccggccccGTGCCGGCGTCGCTCGCCAGGATGCCGGCGACCGCGTTCCTCGGCACGGGGCTCTGTGACGGCCCCCTCTCCGCGtgcgcgccaccgccgtcgggTGACAGGAAGAGGAAACTATCCCGTTGGGCGATCGTCGGCATCACCGTcggcgccgcgctcctcctcctgctcgtcatGGGGCTcgtcgccttcctccgccggcgtcgggcgccggccgggaggcccgcgggtgccgccgccgccgccaacgtgCACGCGGGCACCGCGCCTATAACGGTGACAGTGGCGAGGACGGACAGGGACGCCGCCGTGAAGCAGTCGCAcgccccgccgctcgcgccggcaATGGTCGGCGAGGGCAAGAAGCTGGTGTTCCTGGGGAGCGCGCCGGAGAGGCCGTACGACCTGGAGACGCTGCTGCGGGCGTCGGCCGAGGTGCTCGGCAAGGGCGCCTTCGGCACCACGTACCGCGCcacgctcgacggcggcgagcccgtCCTCGCCGTCAAGCGCCTCCGCGAGGTGCGCCTCTCCGAGCGCGAGTTCCAGGACAAGGCGGCGACGATCGGCGCCCTCCGCCACGACAACCTGCCCCGCCTCCGCGCCTACTTCTACGGCAAGGAGGAGAAGCTCCTCGTCTACGACttcgtcggcgccggcagccTCGCCGCCCTGCTCCACG acggcggcgcggagggccgGGCGCGGCTGGACTTCACGGCGCGGGCGCGCatcgcgctggcggcggcgcgcggcgtagCGTTCatccaccgcggcggcggggccgagtcGGCGCACGGCAGCATCAAGTCGTCCAACATCGTCGTCACCGCCGCGCGCGACGGCGCCTACGTCTCCGACTACGGCGTTGCGCAGctcgcgggcgccgccgccgcggagcagcCACGCCGGGACGCTGGGTACCACGCCCCGGAGGTGCTGCtggccggcgcgcgcgccgcgccggcgcagaGCGcggacgtgtacagcttcggagtGGTGGTGCTGGAGCTGCTGAGCGGCCGCGCTCCCGGGCGCGCCGCTGCACCCatactcgccggcggcggcagaaaCGGCGGCGTGGACCTGCCGCGGTGGGTGCGGTCGGTGGTGCAGGAGGAGTGGACGTCGGAGGTGTtcgacgccgccatcgccaACGAGCCGCGCGTGGAGGAGGAGatgctgcggctgctgcagctCGGCATGGACTGCACGGAGCAACATCCCGACCGGCGCCTGTccatggcggaggtggaggcgaggATCGAGAGCATCGTCGAGAACGCGTGCCGGAAAGCCGACTTCAGCAGCACCGACGGCAGCCGGAGCGTGTCGGCGTGA